One Veillonellaceae bacterium genomic window carries:
- the gyrB gene encoding DNA topoisomerase (ATP-hydrolyzing) subunit B, which translates to MSINEDVTVNGNYGAGQIQVLEGLEAVRKRPGMYIGSTSARGLHHLVYEVVDNSIDEALAGYCDTIEVLIHQDNSITVTDNGRGIPVDMHETGKPAVEVVLTVLHAGGKFGGEGYKVSGGLHGVGVSVVNALSSYLQVEVKRDGKIHAIRFERGYTVLPLTITGTTETTGTKVTFKPDPDIFEETVYSFDTLKQRLRELAFLNKGINITLTDERNGQKETFHYEGGIISFVEHLNKTKDVLHASPIYLTGSRDTTLVEIAIQYNDSYVENIFSFVNNINTQEGGTHLSGFKIGLTRSVNDYARRLNLLKENDENLSGEDIREGLTAVISVKIQEPQFEGQTKTKLGNSEVRGIVDSILSEGLNEFFEENPAVTKKIIEKTIMASRAREAARKARELTRRKNALEVSSLPGKLADCSTKDPMSAEIYLVEGESAGGSAKQGRDRRFQAILPLRGKILNVEKARLDRILSNEEIRAMITAFGNGIGEEFDLEKSRYGKIIIMTDADVDGAHIRTLLLTFFYRYMQPLLEAGRVYIAQPPLYLVKKGRESWYLYSDEELDTLLARIGREGINVQRYKGLGEMNPEQLWETTMNPEGRTILQVKLEDAMVADEIFSILMGDKVEPRRKFIEEHAKDVKNLDV; encoded by the coding sequence ATGAGTATAAATGAAGATGTAACGGTTAACGGCAATTATGGAGCCGGGCAAATTCAAGTACTAGAAGGGTTGGAGGCTGTACGTAAGCGCCCGGGTATGTACATAGGCAGTACATCAGCGCGGGGATTGCACCATTTGGTATATGAAGTCGTCGATAACAGTATTGACGAGGCGCTGGCCGGTTACTGTGATACCATAGAAGTACTTATTCACCAAGATAATAGTATAACTGTTACTGATAATGGCCGCGGGATTCCGGTTGATATGCATGAAACCGGCAAACCGGCGGTTGAAGTTGTTTTGACAGTCCTTCATGCCGGCGGAAAATTCGGTGGCGAAGGCTATAAGGTTTCCGGGGGTCTGCATGGCGTCGGTGTTTCAGTTGTTAACGCCCTGAGTTCTTATCTTCAAGTCGAAGTTAAGCGCGACGGCAAAATTCATGCTATCCGGTTCGAACGAGGTTATACGGTATTGCCTTTAACGATAACCGGAACAACTGAGACAACGGGAACCAAGGTTACTTTTAAACCTGATCCTGATATTTTTGAAGAGACGGTATATAGTTTTGACACCTTAAAACAGCGTTTACGCGAATTAGCTTTTTTAAATAAAGGTATAAACATTACCCTCACAGATGAACGAAATGGCCAAAAAGAGACCTTCCACTACGAAGGCGGGATTATATCATTTGTTGAACATCTCAATAAAACTAAAGATGTCCTGCATGCCTCGCCAATTTATCTAACCGGTTCGCGGGATACTACCCTTGTTGAGATAGCCATTCAATATAACGATAGCTATGTCGAAAATATTTTTAGCTTTGTAAATAATATAAATACCCAAGAAGGCGGTACTCACCTCAGCGGGTTTAAAATAGGTTTGACGAGGTCTGTTAATGACTACGCCCGCCGTTTGAATCTGCTTAAGGAAAATGATGAAAACTTAAGCGGCGAAGATATTAGAGAAGGTCTTACCGCTGTTATCAGTGTTAAGATTCAGGAACCGCAGTTTGAAGGTCAGACAAAAACCAAGCTTGGTAACAGTGAAGTCCGCGGGATTGTTGACAGTATTCTCTCCGAAGGCTTAAATGAGTTTTTCGAAGAAAATCCGGCTGTTACAAAGAAAATCATTGAAAAAACAATTATGGCTTCGCGGGCCCGTGAGGCAGCCCGCAAGGCCCGCGAACTTACCAGACGGAAGAACGCGCTGGAGGTTAGTTCACTTCCAGGCAAATTGGCTGACTGTTCAACCAAAGATCCCATGTCGGCTGAAATATATCTCGTCGAAGGTGAAAGCGCCGGCGGCAGTGCCAAACAGGGCCGCGACCGGAGATTTCAGGCGATCCTACCGCTGCGCGGCAAAATTCTCAATGTTGAAAAGGCCCGTCTTGATAGGATATTAAGCAATGAAGAAATTCGGGCTATGATAACTGCTTTTGGCAATGGCATCGGCGAAGAGTTTGACCTTGAAAAAAGCCGTTATGGCAAAATCATAATTATGACAGATGCTGACGTTGACGGAGCGCATATTCGGACATTATTGTTGACTTTCTTCTATCGTTATATGCAGCCTTTGCTCGAAGCCGGCCGCGTATATATCGCCCAGCCGCCGCTTTACTTAGTAAAAAAAGGCCGTGAAAGCTGGTATTTATACAGTGACGAAGAACTCGACACCTTATTGGCTAGGATTGGCCGGGAAGGAATAAATGTTCAGCGTTACAAAGGCTTAGGTGAAATGAACCCTGAGCAACTTTGGGAGACTACCATGAACCCCGAAGGACGGACCATTCTGCAAGTAAAATTAGAAGACGCTATGGTCGCTGACGAGATATTCTCAATTTTGATGGGTGACAAGGTAGAACCCCGCCGCAAGTTCATCGAGGAACATGCTAAGGATGTAAAGAACTTGGATGTTTAA
- a CDS encoding DUF370 domain-containing protein, whose product MFLHLGADTVIPLSDVIAITDFKSVRSSTNRNFIKHMREKKQVIDISSNHPKSFIVTDRGVYLSAISSLTLKKRAGNFAETGEEDDI is encoded by the coding sequence ATGTTTCTGCATCTAGGAGCTGATACTGTAATTCCTTTATCAGATGTCATCGCCATTACCGATTTTAAATCGGTCCGATCTAGCACTAACCGTAATTTTATAAAACATATGAGAGAAAAAAAGCAGGTTATAGATATATCATCCAATCATCCTAAAAGCTTTATCGTTACCGATAGAGGGGTCTATCTTTCTGCAATTTCTTCTCTTACACTTAAAAAGCGGGCTGGTAATTTCGCAGAAACAGGTGAAGAGGACGATATATAA
- a CDS encoding DUF721 domain-containing protein, with protein MQRLDQLLPLTIKKLGITKRYNAESAIYHWRKIVGDKIAANAKPLTVQRDLLLVAVSSSTWSHHLSMMKQDIINKINAFIGDNLIKDIRFQAGYLKDNQNQENAGQAGENEIKLHNIKLEATELKNVNDLVKSVGDADLQTKLKNIIKSDLKLKKARHNGKWHKCLDCSVLCPPEETFCFTCKLNHKQRIREEIYTILIENPWLGYSELRKHIDASFDDFKEVKNRLISALVNEISGEQNDRIKELTLVMLATGIQPEQITDALVNNTLKRFRRKNHVSASRS; from the coding sequence ATGCAGAGGTTAGATCAACTATTGCCGTTAACAATAAAAAAACTCGGCATTACCAAGCGCTATAATGCTGAGTCGGCCATATATCATTGGCGGAAAATTGTAGGTGATAAGATAGCGGCTAATGCTAAACCCCTTACCGTTCAGCGGGATTTACTCTTAGTCGCTGTTAGCAGCTCGACCTGGTCTCATCACCTCTCAATGATGAAACAAGATATAATTAATAAGATTAATGCCTTTATTGGGGATAATTTAATAAAGGATATCAGGTTCCAAGCAGGATATTTAAAAGATAACCAGAATCAAGAAAATGCTGGTCAAGCTGGCGAAAATGAGATAAAATTACATAATATCAAGCTTGAAGCCACTGAGCTGAAAAATGTAAATGACTTGGTCAAATCAGTCGGTGATGCTGATTTACAGACAAAATTAAAGAACATCATTAAAAGTGACTTAAAACTAAAAAAAGCTAGGCATAACGGTAAATGGCATAAATGCCTGGATTGCAGTGTATTGTGCCCGCCTGAGGAAACCTTCTGTTTTACCTGTAAGCTTAATCATAAGCAAAGGATCAGGGAAGAAATATATACAATACTGATTGAGAATCCATGGTTAGGCTATAGCGAGCTAAGAAAGCATATTGATGCCAGTTTTGACGATTTTAAAGAGGTTAAAAACCGTTTGATTAGCGCGCTTGTTAACGAGATTTCCGGCGAACAAAACGATAGAATCAAAGAATTGACACTGGTGATGCTGGCTACTGGAATTCAACCAGAGCAAATAACCGATGCTTTAGTAAATAATACTCTCAAGAGATTCAGGAGGAAGAATCATGTTTCTGCATCTAGGAGCTGA
- the recF gene encoding DNA replication/repair protein RecF gives MKVRALSLYNYRNYAKLDLEFKHNLNIFVGQNAQGKTNILESIYVGAMGRSHRTNTDNELIRWQQPGGSIHLTFTRQDIENKLVFKFISNHNKEIILNGHTIKTRELIGHLNAVMFSPEDLMLIKGVPANRRKFLDSEISQASPSYYRNLLQYNRIVSQRNNLLKKIRENRAKAAMLETWDEQLALSAAIIIEKRQSALKKLAMLANLMHRKITNSRENLTISYLQSGITKPVDNLQEWYRQQMYENRSVDIARGSTSVGPHRDDLVFAVNGVNLRNFGSQGQQRTGVLAVKLAEIEFIKSETGEYPVLLLDDVMSELDASRREQLLSFIKDRIQTFITATEPKYFSEHKMGKYYSVVEGQVQQFDWK, from the coding sequence ATGAAGGTTAGAGCCCTTAGCCTGTATAATTACCGCAATTATGCAAAACTGGATTTAGAGTTTAAACACAACCTCAATATCTTCGTCGGACAAAATGCTCAAGGCAAGACCAATATTTTAGAATCAATCTACGTCGGGGCAATGGGCCGCTCGCACCGGACAAACACTGATAATGAATTAATTCGCTGGCAGCAGCCCGGCGGGTCAATCCACTTGACCTTTACCAGACAGGATATTGAAAATAAATTAGTATTTAAATTCATAAGTAACCATAATAAGGAAATAATACTAAATGGTCATACTATAAAGACCCGTGAACTTATTGGCCACCTTAACGCCGTAATGTTTTCTCCCGAAGATTTAATGCTCATAAAAGGGGTTCCGGCCAATCGCCGCAAGTTTCTGGATAGTGAGATATCGCAGGCTAGCCCATCCTATTATCGTAATTTACTGCAATATAACCGGATCGTATCACAGCGCAACAATTTGTTGAAAAAAATCCGGGAAAATCGCGCTAAGGCAGCAATGCTAGAGACATGGGATGAGCAGTTAGCTCTTTCAGCCGCCATAATTATTGAAAAAAGGCAGTCGGCGCTGAAAAAGCTTGCTATGCTAGCCAATCTAATGCACCGTAAAATTACAAACAGCCGGGAGAATTTGACCATTTCGTATTTGCAAAGCGGTATTACCAAGCCTGTTGATAACTTGCAGGAATGGTATCGCCAGCAAATGTACGAGAATCGGAGTGTTGATATTGCCCGCGGCAGTACAAGCGTCGGACCGCATCGCGATGATCTGGTTTTTGCTGTTAACGGTGTTAATTTGAGAAATTTCGGGTCCCAAGGTCAGCAGCGTACCGGAGTATTGGCAGTAAAACTTGCCGAAATTGAATTTATCAAGTCTGAAACAGGTGAATACCCTGTACTGCTCTTAGATGATGTAATGAGTGAACTTGACGCATCCCGCCGGGAACAGTTATTATCGTTTATAAAAGACCGAATTCAGACATTTATAACTGCAACCGAGCCTAAGTATTTTTCTGAACATAAGATGGGAAAATACTATTCTGTTGTCGAAGGACAAGTTCAACAATTTGATTGGAAGTGA
- a CDS encoding RNA-binding S4 domain-containing protein, whose translation MEYITISTPHINIDQLLKWAGIIDTGGQIIPMIEDNMIKLNGKAVTERRKKVYPGDIIEIDGVGKYKVIPE comes from the coding sequence ATGGAATATATAACCATATCTACCCCTCATATTAATATCGATCAACTGTTAAAATGGGCCGGTATCATTGATACCGGCGGTCAAATTATACCGATGATCGAGGATAATATGATAAAATTGAATGGTAAAGCAGTAACCGAACGGCGGAAAAAGGTTTACCCAGGCGATATTATCGAAATTGATGGGGTTGGAAAGTATAAAGTAATCCCCGAATAA
- the dnaN gene encoding DNA polymerase III subunit beta, with translation MKIFCNKELLNHAVQTVQKAVATKPQLPILTGIYLLAENDKLELHATDYEVGIKCTIEAQVEQPGAVVLSGRYFQEMVRKMPGDTIEISSSAEDRTIKITASSAQFNLLSLPPEEFPVLKQLTSDNFIIVKDNVFKELIKKTVFACANDEARPIFTGGLVEFSGQNIKMVATNTHRLALKKDRSEQAANDVKMIIPAKILTELGRIMTSEIPVDVKIYWLKNQVAFEYENVYIISRLIEGQFPDYNKVIPPSFATNVKLNTKHLLAAVERVSLMARDSDYNVIKLSFKNNSVTITSNNPDIGKACEVVEAAIEGNEVDIAFNVKYVADILKNIDSEDLIFSLNTPLSPACVKPIDDDNYIYIVTPVRTS, from the coding sequence ATGAAAATTTTCTGCAATAAAGAATTACTGAATCATGCTGTTCAGACAGTGCAAAAAGCTGTCGCCACAAAGCCACAGCTTCCGATACTAACCGGTATTTATCTATTGGCTGAAAACGATAAACTTGAACTTCATGCCACAGATTATGAAGTCGGCATAAAATGCACAATTGAGGCCCAAGTTGAGCAACCGGGCGCTGTAGTATTATCTGGCCGGTATTTTCAGGAAATGGTTCGCAAAATGCCCGGCGACACGATAGAAATATCATCTTCAGCTGAAGACCGGACAATTAAAATAACAGCTAGTTCAGCTCAGTTTAATCTTTTAAGCCTGCCGCCTGAAGAATTTCCTGTTCTCAAACAATTGACAAGTGACAACTTTATTATTGTCAAAGATAATGTTTTTAAAGAGCTTATCAAAAAGACGGTGTTTGCCTGCGCAAACGATGAGGCAAGACCCATTTTTACCGGCGGTTTAGTAGAATTCAGCGGCCAAAATATAAAAATGGTTGCTACTAATACGCATCGCCTGGCCCTAAAAAAAGATCGCAGCGAACAAGCCGCAAATGATGTCAAGATGATTATTCCGGCCAAAATTCTCACTGAATTAGGTCGAATTATGACTTCAGAGATTCCTGTTGATGTAAAAATCTACTGGCTTAAAAACCAAGTAGCTTTTGAATACGAAAATGTTTACATAATATCAAGATTAATTGAAGGCCAATTCCCTGATTATAACAAAGTAATACCACCTAGTTTTGCAACTAATGTTAAGCTAAATACTAAGCATTTACTTGCTGCTGTCGAAAGGGTCTCATTAATGGCCCGCGACAGTGATTACAATGTTATAAAATTATCCTTTAAGAATAACTCAGTTACCATAACATCGAATAACCCAGATATTGGAAAAGCATGTGAAGTTGTTGAAGCTGCTATAGAAGGTAACGAGGTAGATATTGCTTTTAATGTAAAATATGTCGCCGATATCTTGAAGAATATTGATAGCGAAGATTTGATATTTTCTTTAAATACCCCGCTCAGTCCGGCCTGCGTAAAACCAATTGATGACGATAATTATATATATATCGTTACACCAGTTAGGACAAGCTAA
- the dnaA gene encoding chromosomal replication initiator protein DnaA: protein MDTIQLAALWEQIMKTLEQELSSLTYNTWLKPMVPLAITETTFEIGTPKRFIKEWVESRYFSIIQDTVQSVTKKPLTLIITNLDTEDQKEQENEEIFGAPPELHNEPCHNTQPLPPSPSLPFQPVTNSPNITPLNQSAKTDNTSTAAAAHDEPLAVLNPKYVFETFVIGNANRFAHAASLAVAEAPAQVYNPFFIYGGVGLGKTHLMHAIGHRILKTHPHLRVVYISSEKFTNELINSIRDGNPESFRQKYRNIDVLLVDDIQFLSKKEHTQEEFFHTFNTLHEANKQIIISSDRPPREIQTLEDRLRSRFEWGLITDIQPPDLETRIAILRKKAMIENLSVPNDVMVFIASRIDNNIRELEGALIRVMAYASLTKQTIDIDLATEALKDIFPNGRPKEITMELIQEVVSSYFKIRIDDLLAKKRTRNVAYPRQIAMYLSREMTETSLPRIGEMFGGRDHTTVIHAYDKISRERAEDAKLNNTIKELIKRIESA, encoded by the coding sequence ATGGACACCATCCAACTTGCGGCACTATGGGAGCAAATAATGAAAACACTTGAGCAAGAGCTATCAAGCCTTACCTATAATACCTGGCTCAAACCAATGGTTCCGCTGGCAATTACTGAAACCACCTTTGAGATCGGCACCCCTAAGCGATTTATTAAAGAATGGGTGGAATCAAGATACTTCTCCATTATCCAAGATACCGTCCAAAGCGTAACCAAAAAGCCTTTAACCTTAATAATTACCAACTTAGATACCGAGGACCAAAAAGAGCAGGAAAATGAAGAGATTTTTGGCGCTCCTCCTGAACTACATAACGAACCCTGCCACAATACCCAACCCCTTCCGCCATCTCCATCATTACCCTTCCAGCCTGTGACTAATTCTCCAAATATCACTCCATTAAATCAGTCAGCTAAAACCGATAATACTAGTACGGCTGCTGCTGCGCATGATGAACCGCTTGCAGTATTAAATCCTAAATATGTTTTTGAAACATTCGTAATCGGTAATGCCAACCGGTTTGCTCATGCTGCCTCTTTGGCTGTAGCTGAAGCTCCTGCCCAGGTCTACAACCCGTTTTTTATTTACGGCGGCGTTGGTCTTGGCAAAACCCACCTTATGCATGCAATTGGCCACCGGATTTTAAAAACTCATCCTCATCTAAGAGTTGTATATATATCAAGTGAAAAATTTACTAACGAACTTATAAATTCCATTCGCGACGGCAATCCCGAAAGTTTCCGCCAAAAATACCGCAATATTGACGTCCTGCTCGTCGACGATATTCAATTCTTATCCAAAAAAGAGCATACGCAAGAGGAATTTTTCCATACCTTTAATACTCTTCACGAGGCTAACAAGCAGATTATTATCTCAAGCGACAGGCCGCCGCGTGAAATCCAAACCTTAGAAGACCGCTTGCGATCCCGGTTCGAATGGGGCCTTATTACTGATATTCAGCCCCCTGACCTTGAGACGCGGATTGCTATTTTGCGTAAAAAAGCCATGATTGAAAACCTCAGTGTTCCAAATGACGTTATGGTTTTTATCGCTAGCCGTATCGACAATAACATTCGCGAACTGGAAGGCGCCTTAATCAGAGTAATGGCTTACGCCTCTTTAACTAAACAGACAATCGACATTGATTTGGCTACTGAAGCCTTGAAAGATATATTCCCGAATGGCCGGCCCAAGGAAATTACAATGGAGCTCATTCAAGAAGTCGTCTCTTCCTATTTTAAAATCAGAATAGACGATTTGCTGGCTAAAAAACGAACCCGCAATGTTGCTTATCCCCGCCAAATCGCCATGTATTTATCCCGCGAAATGACCGAAACATCATTGCCGCGCATCGGCGAAATGTTCGGCGGGCGCGATCATACAACCGTGATTCACGCTTATGACAAGATTAGCCGCGAGCGGGCTGAAGATGCCAAACTTAATAACACTATAAAAGAACTAATTAAGCGAATTGAAAGCGCCTAA
- the rpmH gene encoding 50S ribosomal protein L34, whose amino-acid sequence MKRTYQPNTLWKKRTHGFRERMKTKGGRLILKNRRARGRKRLSA is encoded by the coding sequence ATGAAACGTACTTACCAGCCGAATACTTTATGGAAAAAGAGAACTCATGGTTTCCGTGAGCGTATGAAAACAAAAGGTGGCCGTCTTATTTTAAAGAATAGACGTGCTAGAGGCAGAAAAAGATTATCAGCATAA
- the rnpA gene encoding ribonuclease P protein component, translated as MMYKLSKAHILKKNSNFQTVYRVGKSYSNRMMVVYVLPQKVSERRIGFAAGKKLGNAVVRNRVKRVLREVYRLNQHKLIKNVDLVLMGRQAMVKADSVSAGKAFLNLCAKARILIE; from the coding sequence ATAATGTACAAACTTTCTAAAGCTCACATACTAAAAAAGAACAGTAATTTCCAGACGGTATACCGTGTGGGAAAATCGTACTCTAACCGAATGATGGTTGTTTATGTGTTACCCCAAAAAGTCAGCGAGCGGAGAATTGGTTTTGCAGCCGGCAAAAAGCTGGGTAATGCAGTCGTCCGCAATCGGGTAAAACGTGTCTTACGTGAGGTTTATCGGCTTAATCAGCATAAACTTATTAAAAATGTTGATTTGGTGCTAATGGGGCGTCAGGCAATGGTTAAGGCTGATTCTGTATCGGCAGGCAAGGCCTTTCTCAACCTATGCGCCAAAGCCCGTATTTTGATCGAGTAG
- the yidD gene encoding membrane protein insertion efficiency factor YidD produces MKTALILVIKFYRIFISPLKPPSCRFVPTCSEYAILAIEKYGAIRGGVKAIRRIVRCHPFNPGGYDPV; encoded by the coding sequence GTGAAAACAGCTCTTATATTAGTGATAAAATTTTATCGAATCTTTATATCGCCTTTAAAACCGCCTTCATGCCGGTTTGTGCCAACATGTTCAGAATACGCTATATTGGCTATTGAAAAATACGGGGCTATACGCGGCGGTGTAAAAGCTATCAGGCGCATAGTGCGCTGTCATCCTTTTAATCCCGGCGGCTACGATCCTGTTTAA
- a CDS encoding membrane protein insertase YidC, with amino-acid sequence MLQSILTFFYNLTAGIGFANYGLAIVLMTVVIKMALYPLTVKQIKSMKGLQVVQPKMKELQEKYKNNPEKLQKEMAILYKESGVNPLAGCLPLIVQMPILIGIFYAIRDFNYLNTPSFLWMTDLAMEDPLYILPVLAAVTTWYQQKQTTTEVTQQSRMMMIFMPLFIGWISTTFPAGLVLYWVMSNIIQIAQQWWMYREPAEIKGEAN; translated from the coding sequence ATGTTGCAAAGCATTCTTACCTTTTTCTATAACTTGACAGCAGGTATTGGCTTTGCTAACTATGGATTAGCAATTGTTTTAATGACTGTTGTCATAAAAATGGCACTTTATCCGCTTACCGTTAAACAAATAAAGTCCATGAAAGGCCTTCAGGTCGTGCAGCCCAAGATGAAGGAGCTGCAAGAGAAATATAAGAACAATCCCGAGAAACTGCAAAAGGAAATGGCTATTTTATATAAGGAGTCGGGCGTAAATCCTTTAGCCGGTTGTCTTCCGCTTATTGTCCAAATGCCGATTTTAATTGGTATTTTTTATGCGATTCGTGACTTCAATTATTTAAATACACCTTCATTTTTATGGATGACTGATCTGGCTATGGAAGATCCTTTATACATATTGCCAGTTTTAGCGGCTGTTACTACCTGGTATCAACAAAAGCAGACAACAACCGAGGTGACTCAGCAAAGTAGAATGATGATGATATTTATGCCGTTGTTCATCGGTTGGATAAGCACTACTTTCCCTGCAGGATTGGTTTTGTATTGGGTAATGAGCAATATTATTCAAATTGCTCAGCAGTGGTGGATGTACCGCGAACCGGCTGAAATCAAAGGGGAGGCTAATTAA
- a CDS encoding protein jag: MNSVETTGKTIEEAVELALTQLGVGADRVEYEVLETPSKGFLGFGSRPAKVKVVVKKVDPVEVAKEFLRNIFAQMDLAVEITEVPSSENVTFNFKGEELGILIGKHGQTLDALQYLTNLAANRDAEERIRIVLDVEDYRKRRAETLNRLALRLADKVRRSGERIALEPMSPHERKIIHMALQNDHRIVTYSEGEEPYRKVVIGPKGR; this comes from the coding sequence ATGAATTCCGTTGAGACGACCGGTAAAACCATTGAAGAAGCGGTAGAACTGGCTCTGACTCAGCTAGGTGTCGGAGCTGACCGCGTGGAATACGAAGTCCTGGAAACGCCTAGCAAAGGTTTTTTAGGATTTGGCAGCAGACCAGCTAAAGTTAAGGTAGTTGTAAAAAAGGTTGATCCGGTAGAAGTTGCGAAAGAATTTTTAAGAAATATTTTTGCGCAAATGGATTTAGCGGTAGAAATTACAGAAGTACCCAGTTCGGAAAATGTTACTTTCAACTTCAAGGGCGAAGAACTGGGAATATTAATTGGTAAGCATGGTCAAACACTGGATGCCCTGCAGTACCTTACTAACTTGGCGGCTAACAGGGATGCAGAGGAACGGATTAGAATAGTTCTCGATGTTGAGGATTACCGCAAGCGCCGGGCTGAAACCCTAAATCGCTTAGCGCTCAGACTTGCTGACAAGGTAAGACGCAGCGGTGAAAGAATTGCCCTTGAACCAATGAGTCCGCATGAGCGGAAAATTATCCATATGGCTTTGCAGAATGACCATCGGATTGTTACATATAGCGAAGGAGAAGAACCCTATCGCAAAGTAGTTATTGGTCCTAAAGGCAGATAG
- the mnmE gene encoding tRNA uridine-5-carboxymethylaminomethyl(34) synthesis GTPase MnmE: MVHEDTISAVATALGEGGIGIIRMSGSRAIGIADNIFRGINGRRASQIKAFQAAYGNVADPETEEIIDEVLIFVMKAPRSYTREDVVEIHCHGGATPIRKILDLTLRQGARLAEPGEFTKRAFLNGRLDLTQAEAVIDIIRSKTDSSLKMAVGQLSGVLSAKISEIRHDILQMVAHLEAAIDFPEDDIEEMAIEDVIRRVRDTIAKVDYLLATAQTGKVLREGMATVIIGKPNVGKSSLLNALLKEKRAIVTDIPGTTRDIIEEYVNIRGIPLKIVDTAGIRETSDVVEKIGVERAREFVGKADLILVLLDASQTLSMEDCQVLDMLKGRQAIVLINKSDLPQVLEMDKVIQHVADKKVIKISVAEGAGLDELEQAIVDMVYSGQVKQGEGAIVNNVRQANLIEQAGKHLGDVLKTAAAGMPPDCIVIDLRAAWEKLGEVTGDTVGEDIITQIFTQFCIGK, encoded by the coding sequence GTGGTACATGAGGATACAATCAGTGCAGTTGCGACAGCGCTGGGGGAAGGCGGTATTGGCATCATTAGAATGAGCGGCAGCCGGGCAATTGGCATTGCCGACAATATATTTCGCGGCATTAACGGTCGAAGGGCCAGTCAGATAAAGGCATTTCAAGCGGCCTACGGCAATGTCGCTGATCCTGAGACCGAGGAAATCATTGATGAGGTGCTTATTTTTGTTATGAAAGCGCCGCGTTCGTATACCCGAGAAGATGTTGTTGAAATTCATTGTCATGGCGGCGCGACCCCTATCCGAAAAATTCTCGATCTCACCCTACGGCAGGGAGCGCGGCTGGCTGAGCCCGGTGAATTTACAAAACGGGCCTTTTTAAACGGCCGCCTAGATTTAACTCAGGCCGAGGCGGTTATTGATATAATTAGGTCTAAAACTGACTCGTCTTTAAAAATGGCTGTCGGACAATTGTCGGGTGTGCTGTCGGCTAAGATTTCGGAAATACGGCATGATATTTTGCAGATGGTCGCTCATTTGGAAGCCGCCATTGATTTTCCCGAAGACGATATTGAAGAAATGGCAATTGAGGATGTCATCAGACGGGTAAGAGATACTATTGCCAAGGTAGATTATTTATTGGCAACAGCTCAAACCGGCAAGGTATTGCGGGAAGGCATGGCGACTGTAATTATCGGCAAGCCTAATGTCGGAAAATCGAGCTTGCTTAATGCCCTGCTTAAGGAAAAGCGGGCAATTGTTACCGATATACCCGGGACAACGCGTGATATTATTGAAGAGTATGTTAATATTCGGGGTATTCCTTTAAAGATAGTTGATACTGCGGGTATTAGAGAAACTTCCGATGTTGTCGAAAAAATCGGGGTAGAACGAGCCCGTGAATTTGTTGGCAAGGCAGATCTAATCTTGGTACTGCTCGATGCGTCGCAGACCTTGTCGATGGAAGACTGCCAGGTGCTAGACATGCTTAAAGGCCGGCAGGCAATCGTGCTGATAAATAAAAGTGATTTGCCGCAGGTTTTGGAAATGGACAAGGTTATCCAGCATGTAGCTGATAAAAAGGTTATTAAGATATCAGTGGCCGAGGGGGCCGGCCTTGATGAATTAGAACAGGCTATTGTTGATATGGTATATAGCGGCCAGGTTAAGCAGGGTGAAGGAGCGATTGTCAATAATGTCCGGCAGGCCAATTTGATTGAGCAGGCGGGCAAGCATTTGGGCGATGTTCTCAAAACTGCTGCTGCCGGAATGCCTCCTGACTGTATTGTAATTGATCTGCGTGCGGCGTGGGAAAAGCTTGGCGAAGTTACCGGTGACACTGTCGGCG